One genomic segment of Pseudoalteromonas sp. GCY includes these proteins:
- the fabB gene encoding beta-ketoacyl-ACP synthase I: MRRAVITGIGVVSSIGNNKQEVLESLKAGKSGIAFNQEFADYNLRSQVSGKIDIDVKSLVDRKAHRFMGDAAAFSYISMAQAIEDSGLSEEQVSNERTGLIVGSGGGSSKYQVEAADILREKGVKRVGPYMVPRTMASTTSACLATPFKIKGVNYSISSACATSAHCIGNAVEQIQLGKQDVIFAGGGEELHWTLAMEFDAMGALSTKYNETPERASRTYDANRDGFVISGGGGIVVVEELEHALARGAHIYAEIVGYGATSDGYDMVAPSGEGAVRCMKQAMQGLDAPIDYLNTHGTSTPVGDVKELGAIQELFGDNSPAISATKAMTGHALGAAGVHEAIYSLLMLDNDFIAPSINIDELDEQAQGLDIVTERRDGPLNTVMSNSFGFGGTNATLVMQKYKG, from the coding sequence ATGAGAAGAGCCGTTATTACGGGGATCGGTGTTGTTTCGAGCATCGGCAACAACAAGCAAGAAGTTTTAGAGTCATTAAAAGCAGGTAAGAGCGGTATTGCTTTTAACCAAGAATTTGCAGACTACAACCTACGTAGCCAAGTGTCTGGTAAAATAGATATCGACGTAAAATCTCTCGTTGACCGTAAGGCACATCGCTTTATGGGGGACGCGGCAGCGTTTTCTTATATCTCGATGGCACAAGCAATTGAAGATTCAGGACTATCAGAAGAGCAAGTATCAAACGAACGCACAGGCCTTATTGTAGGTTCTGGTGGTGGTTCGTCTAAATACCAAGTTGAAGCTGCTGATATTCTGCGCGAAAAAGGCGTAAAGCGTGTAGGGCCTTATATGGTTCCACGTACCATGGCAAGCACGACTTCTGCGTGTTTGGCGACACCTTTTAAAATTAAAGGTGTGAACTACTCAATCAGCTCTGCATGTGCAACATCAGCACACTGTATTGGCAACGCTGTTGAACAAATTCAACTAGGCAAACAAGATGTTATTTTTGCTGGTGGTGGTGAAGAGCTCCACTGGACGCTCGCGATGGAATTCGATGCCATGGGTGCGTTGTCAACCAAGTATAATGAAACGCCTGAGCGCGCATCACGTACGTATGATGCAAATCGTGATGGTTTCGTAATCTCTGGCGGTGGCGGTATTGTGGTAGTTGAGGAGCTAGAACACGCACTTGCTCGCGGCGCGCACATTTATGCTGAAATCGTTGGTTACGGTGCAACGTCAGATGGTTACGACATGGTAGCACCATCTGGAGAAGGCGCGGTGCGCTGTATGAAACAAGCGATGCAAGGTCTTGATGCACCGATTGACTACCTAAACACGCACGGTACTTCAACACCAGTTGGTGACGTGAAAGAGTTAGGCGCTATTCAAGAGTTGTTTGGCGATAATTCTCCGGCTATCAGTGCAACTAAAGCGATGACAGGCCACGCACTCGGTGCGGCTGGCGTGCATGAAGCGATTTACTCTTTGCTGATGCTAGATAATGACTTTATCGCACCATCGATCAACATTGATGAACTAGATGAGCAAGCACAAGGCCTAGACATTGTAACCGAGCGCCGTGATGGGCCGCTTAATACCGTTATGTCCAACAGCTTTGGCTTTGGTGGTACTAACGCCACACTTGTGATGCAAAAGTACAAAGGTTAA
- a CDS encoding RnfH family protein, producing the protein MIKVEVVFALPDSATSLSVDVPEGTSAEQAVLQSGILEKCPEIDANDLTLGIWNRTVKLQQVVSDGDRIEIYRPLIADPKEARRRRAEKAKEEGRASKVTGGRPVSLGDKE; encoded by the coding sequence ATGATAAAGGTTGAAGTGGTATTTGCATTGCCAGACAGCGCGACGTCATTGTCGGTTGATGTGCCTGAAGGGACGTCTGCTGAGCAAGCAGTATTACAGTCAGGGATTTTAGAAAAATGCCCAGAGATAGATGCGAATGATTTGACGCTCGGGATCTGGAACCGAACGGTAAAATTACAGCAAGTAGTCAGCGATGGTGACAGAATCGAAATCTATCGTCCGTTAATTGCTGACCCGAAAGAAGCGCGCAGGCGCCGTGCGGAAAAAGCAAAAGAAGAAGGTCGTGCAAGCAAAGTTACCGGTGGGCGACCTGTCTCTTTAGGAGATAAGGAATAA
- a CDS encoding methyl-accepting chemotaxis protein: MQNTGLTITQRITLLGSLIAIAVACLIGFTSLYSAKTLINERMMQSELPSKIESINKSLSKQIDTLKNAAEQLSSNLLITQSAKQNTLDEKLLVNELKRIAAQYDLVTASWANRETNQYWNQNGFLRVLNREQDGWFFGFTTSGSAYSISIYQEAPGDVKMFVNHQQLSGVGLAGLAKSIDDMQAMLANMKIEKSGFVFVINRQGTVQLHPDASKVAKSSIEDFYGQHSRDFTSTRGFIVKELEVDGETNLVAASPIPNTDLLVIAQVPTSEINSGITSLQWQIIGFSLVIALVASFFSMLLAKNLSAPLKKMADLFEQLGSGDAKLNYRLPDSAQPELHALAGGFNQFMAKIEEAIHMVAEESRSIRVTSEAVFKQSQQNSQSLDEQKSQTMSVAAAINEMGATVQEIASSATNTAKLTEESKASTKRSRQGVQESQETLHLLAGDIENMAGQVATLAEKTQSIANIVDVIRGISEQTNLLALNAAIESARAGEHGRGFAVVADEVRALASRTSQSTDEIQATISELTQVSGAVVNQIQQSSEQAEQSVQTMQSSVELMLEISETANQINDMTALIATATEEQSNVVADVGRNIEQISEISDAVMNEQLDTEQAIQRLAASAKALDDLVASF; the protein is encoded by the coding sequence ATGCAAAACACAGGTTTAACAATTACTCAAAGAATTACCCTTTTGGGTAGTCTCATTGCGATTGCTGTCGCTTGTTTAATCGGGTTTACCTCGCTTTACAGCGCCAAAACGCTCATTAATGAACGCATGATGCAATCTGAATTGCCAAGCAAGATAGAAAGTATCAATAAATCATTAAGCAAGCAGATAGACACGTTGAAAAATGCAGCCGAGCAGCTTTCAAGCAATTTATTAATCACCCAAAGTGCCAAGCAAAATACTTTGGACGAAAAACTTCTTGTCAACGAACTCAAGCGTATTGCGGCGCAGTATGACTTAGTTACGGCTTCTTGGGCTAACCGCGAAACCAATCAATATTGGAATCAAAACGGCTTTCTGCGAGTACTAAATAGAGAGCAGGATGGTTGGTTTTTCGGCTTTACCACTAGTGGCTCGGCATACTCTATTAGTATCTATCAAGAAGCGCCGGGCGATGTGAAAATGTTTGTAAACCATCAACAACTAAGCGGTGTTGGTTTAGCTGGACTTGCGAAAAGTATTGATGATATGCAGGCGATGCTTGCTAATATGAAAATCGAGAAAAGTGGCTTTGTTTTCGTCATTAATAGGCAAGGTACGGTGCAATTGCACCCAGATGCAAGCAAAGTCGCCAAGTCCTCAATTGAAGATTTTTACGGCCAGCACAGTCGTGATTTTACCTCCACACGTGGATTTATTGTTAAAGAGTTGGAAGTGGATGGCGAAACCAATTTAGTTGCAGCGAGCCCAATTCCAAACACAGATTTGCTTGTTATTGCCCAAGTGCCAACCAGTGAAATCAATAGTGGGATCACTTCCCTGCAGTGGCAAATCATTGGTTTTTCGCTAGTGATTGCGCTAGTGGCGAGCTTTTTTAGTATGCTACTGGCTAAGAACTTAAGCGCGCCACTTAAAAAGATGGCAGATTTATTCGAACAGCTTGGCAGCGGCGACGCAAAACTCAATTATCGTTTACCAGACTCAGCACAACCTGAACTTCATGCTTTGGCTGGCGGCTTCAACCAGTTTATGGCTAAGATCGAAGAAGCTATCCACATGGTTGCGGAAGAAAGCCGTTCAATTCGCGTGACGAGCGAAGCCGTGTTTAAACAGAGCCAGCAAAACTCTCAATCTCTGGATGAACAAAAGTCCCAAACTATGTCTGTTGCCGCGGCAATCAATGAGATGGGCGCGACAGTACAAGAGATAGCGAGCAGCGCGACCAACACTGCAAAATTAACAGAAGAAAGTAAAGCGTCAACTAAGCGCAGCCGTCAAGGAGTACAAGAAAGCCAAGAAACACTTCACTTACTTGCTGGTGACATCGAAAATATGGCAGGTCAAGTCGCTACGTTGGCCGAAAAAACACAGTCCATTGCCAACATCGTTGATGTGATCAGAGGCATATCTGAGCAAACCAACTTGCTTGCACTCAATGCCGCGATTGAGTCTGCGCGTGCGGGTGAGCATGGTCGTGGGTTTGCCGTCGTTGCAGATGAGGTGAGAGCACTTGCGAGCCGTACATCACAATCTACCGACGAGATCCAAGCAACGATATCTGAATTAACTCAGGTGTCTGGCGCTGTCGTAAACCAAATCCAACAATCTAGTGAACAAGCAGAGCAAAGTGTTCAAACGATGCAATCGTCAGTGGAATTAATGTTGGAAATCTCGGAAACCGCAAATCAAATAAATGACATGACTGCGCTTATCGCAACAGCGACAGAAGAGCAAAGTAATGTCGTCGCGGACGTCGGCCGCAACATCGAGCAAATTAGCGAAATAAGCGATGCCGTGATGAACGAGCAACTTGACACGGAACAAGCAATTCAGCGTCTTGCTGCATCAGCAAAAGCGCTTGATGATCTCGTCGCGAGCTTTTAA
- a CDS encoding GIY-YIG nuclease family protein yields MLLSESNKTEHQATWSLYILETRFGHWYTGITTNVERRIEQHQAGKGAKNLKGKGPLTLKYQYRVGTKSQAAKLEWHVKRLTKAQKIQLVESSGERVNDKIKSLMRFTPA; encoded by the coding sequence ATGTTACTTAGCGAGTCCAATAAAACGGAACACCAAGCTACTTGGAGCTTATATATCCTAGAAACGCGCTTTGGTCATTGGTACACAGGAATAACAACCAATGTGGAGCGGCGCATAGAGCAGCATCAGGCTGGGAAAGGGGCAAAAAATTTAAAAGGTAAAGGGCCCTTAACGTTAAAATACCAATATCGAGTCGGTACTAAGTCCCAAGCTGCAAAACTTGAGTGGCATGTTAAGCGGCTTACAAAAGCACAAAAAATTCAGCTTGTAGAGTCAAGTGGTGAACGAGTTAATGACAAAATAAAGTCATTGATGAGATTTACCCCTGCCTGA
- the ilvC gene encoding ketol-acid reductoisomerase, whose amino-acid sequence MSNYFNTLSLREQLAQLSQCEFMDPKEFEQGVDVLIGKKLVIVGCGAQGLNQGLNLRDSGLNVSYALRPSAIEEKRQSFLNASENGFIVGTYEELIPEADLVLNLTPDKQHTSVVNAVMPLMKKGATLAYSHGFNIVEEGMQVREDITVIMVAPKCPGTEVREEYKRGFGVPTLIAVHPENDPEGKGLAQAKAYAAGTGGHRAGVLQSSFIAEVKSDLMGEQTILCGMLQTGSLLCFDKMVEEGIEPGYASKLVQYGWEIITEALKHGGITNMMDRLSNPAKLRAFELSEQLKDIMRPLYNKHMDDIISGEFSEGMMADWAENDNKLLTWRAETAQTAFEKQANTDAEISEQTFFDQGILMVAMVKAGVELAFETMTAAGIIDESAYYESLHETPLIANTIARKKLFEMNRTISDTAEYGCYLYNHACLPLLKPFMESITKREIGEGLLDSDNYADNQKLIAVNRAIRNHPVEKIGEILRGYMSDMKKIV is encoded by the coding sequence ATGTCGAATTACTTTAATACGTTATCTTTACGTGAGCAATTAGCTCAGCTTTCTCAATGTGAATTCATGGATCCAAAAGAATTCGAACAAGGTGTCGACGTTCTGATTGGTAAAAAACTGGTCATCGTTGGTTGTGGCGCACAAGGTTTGAACCAAGGTCTAAACTTAAGAGATTCTGGCTTGAACGTCAGTTACGCACTACGTCCTTCAGCAATTGAAGAAAAACGTCAATCGTTTCTTAATGCATCTGAAAACGGCTTTATTGTTGGCACCTATGAAGAACTCATTCCTGAAGCAGATTTGGTTCTAAACTTAACGCCTGACAAACAACATACTTCTGTTGTAAACGCAGTAATGCCGTTAATGAAAAAAGGCGCGACACTTGCCTATTCTCACGGCTTCAATATCGTAGAAGAAGGTATGCAAGTGCGTGAAGATATCACCGTAATCATGGTTGCACCAAAATGTCCTGGCACAGAAGTACGTGAAGAGTACAAACGCGGCTTTGGTGTACCTACGCTGATCGCAGTTCACCCTGAAAACGACCCTGAGGGAAAAGGCCTCGCCCAAGCTAAGGCATATGCGGCAGGTACCGGTGGTCATCGTGCTGGCGTATTGCAGTCATCCTTTATTGCTGAGGTAAAATCAGATCTAATGGGTGAACAAACCATCCTATGCGGCATGTTGCAAACTGGTTCATTACTATGCTTTGACAAAATGGTAGAAGAAGGCATTGAACCTGGATATGCATCAAAGCTTGTACAATATGGCTGGGAGATCATCACCGAAGCGCTAAAACACGGTGGTATCACCAATATGATGGATAGACTGTCTAACCCCGCCAAGTTGCGTGCATTTGAACTGAGTGAGCAACTAAAAGACATCATGCGCCCGCTTTACAACAAGCATATGGACGACATCATCAGTGGTGAATTTTCAGAAGGTATGATGGCTGATTGGGCTGAAAACGATAATAAATTGCTTACATGGCGTGCAGAAACGGCACAAACCGCGTTTGAAAAGCAAGCGAATACTGATGCTGAAATTTCAGAGCAGACTTTCTTCGACCAAGGTATTTTGATGGTTGCTATGGTTAAAGCCGGTGTAGAGCTAGCGTTCGAAACCATGACAGCGGCTGGCATTATTGATGAATCAGCGTACTACGAATCACTACACGAAACGCCGCTAATCGCGAATACCATTGCGCGCAAAAAGCTGTTCGAGATGAACCGTACTATTTCTGATACCGCAGAATATGGTTGCTACCTGTATAATCACGCATGTCTACCACTATTGAAGCCATTTATGGAATCAATCACAAAACGTGAGATTGGTGAAGGCTTGTTAGACAGTGACAATTATGCTGACAACCAAAAGCTCATCGCTGTAAACCGTGCGATCCGCAACCATCCGGTAGAAAAAATCGGTGAAATCCTTCGCGGTTACATGTCAGATATGAAAAAGATTGTTTAG
- a CDS encoding type II toxin-antitoxin system RatA family toxin, which yields MPQIEKSALVMYSTKEMFELVNDVDAYPAFLPHCSDAKVISNDEQGMTASLEISKAGLKKWFTTKNEFDGNRVKMCLVDGPFKSLNGYWEFTALDEQACKVSLKLEFEFASKLIEMAFGKLFNEVAKNMVSAFTQRAKVVYGAR from the coding sequence ATGCCACAGATAGAAAAAAGTGCTTTGGTGATGTATAGCACCAAGGAAATGTTTGAATTGGTCAATGATGTTGACGCTTATCCCGCATTTCTACCGCATTGCTCAGATGCAAAAGTTATCAGCAATGATGAACAAGGGATGACCGCGAGTCTAGAAATTTCGAAAGCCGGCCTAAAAAAGTGGTTTACCACAAAAAATGAATTTGACGGCAATCGAGTAAAAATGTGCCTAGTAGATGGACCATTTAAGTCTTTAAATGGTTATTGGGAATTTACCGCGCTTGATGAACAGGCTTGTAAGGTGAGTTTAAAATTAGAGTTTGAATTCGCGAGCAAATTAATTGAGATGGCGTTTGGCAAGCTATTCAATGAAGTGGCCAAGAATATGGTGTCTGCGTTTACCCAGCGAGCCAAAGTTGTTTACGGAGCGAGATGA
- a CDS encoding M20/M25/M40 family metallo-hydrolase, producing MKKLPFKLLGIMLTAIGTTNAVAQAQHPSIANIDNILVQDLQTLTSINHQGRKSGAQSPNISAQYIFAAFEQLGGNPSYQHFTFRAGIFSKDAGHNITATLPCTQPRCDKAIVISAHYDHLGTTGQRHYPGANDNASGVAAMLHMARQLSKTNRARDILFVATDAEERGLHGAKYYAKHLTQEVELNINLDMLGINNNNRLFALFSPGFKEYKTELQNKAQSQIKLTIVSSQRQIERYTNNPRIDWHKASDHYAFYRQGIPYIYFGMGEDKHHHTTRDTLDNMDLNKYQAGVNLINDFILSLTRSPLDSTS from the coding sequence ATGAAGAAGCTCCCTTTCAAACTACTCGGCATAATGCTGACCGCGATAGGTACCACGAATGCAGTAGCGCAGGCGCAACATCCAAGTATTGCTAATATTGATAATATATTGGTGCAAGATTTACAAACACTTACGAGCATTAATCACCAAGGCCGTAAAAGTGGTGCTCAGTCTCCCAATATCAGTGCACAATATATTTTTGCTGCTTTTGAGCAATTAGGTGGAAATCCGAGCTATCAGCACTTTACCTTTAGAGCCGGTATTTTTAGTAAAGACGCAGGTCACAACATTACAGCGACTTTGCCTTGCACCCAACCTCGCTGTGACAAGGCCATTGTTATCAGTGCGCATTACGACCATTTAGGAACCACAGGACAGAGACATTATCCAGGCGCCAATGATAATGCATCTGGCGTAGCTGCGATGTTACACATGGCTAGGCAACTCAGTAAAACAAATCGCGCTCGCGATATATTGTTTGTCGCAACCGATGCTGAAGAGCGCGGCTTACATGGTGCAAAATATTATGCCAAACACCTTACTCAGGAAGTTGAACTCAATATCAACCTCGATATGTTAGGGATAAATAACAACAACCGTTTATTTGCGTTGTTTTCACCGGGTTTTAAGGAATATAAAACAGAGCTCCAGAACAAGGCGCAATCTCAAATCAAATTGACTATAGTATCGTCACAACGACAAATTGAACGTTATACAAATAATCCAAGAATTGATTGGCACAAAGCAAGCGATCACTACGCCTTTTATCGCCAAGGGATCCCCTATATTTATTTCGGTATGGGTGAAGATAAACATCATCACACGACAAGAGATACATTAGATAATATGGATTTAAATAAGTATCAGGCAGGGGTAAATCTCATCAATGACTTTATTTTGTCATTAACTCGTTCACCACTTGACTCTACAAGCTGA
- a CDS encoding tetratricopeptide repeat protein produces the protein MKIVIQFSIIVLSVLLSACNSTPKATIDTSILNSKHQFNIQPVESYSEVFQLNNQIKAKLAQYFHNDEIGVKRAKMLMAFLVNSGDDSMSYLSGANLTANQAFSNMNANCLSLSILTHAIARQVGLRTQFQRVHIPEYWDESQGYSLLTGHVNIKIFEVDNTQDSVKTLYVKPASVTVDFDPNSRAQHFSTSAIDTNTILSMFYNNKGAMEMINGDLDMAYSYYKAAVESDPYHDGAWGNLGILYRLTQQYELAERAYNQALAINHDNRNALGNLAKLYHLTERDREAKVIEANIHNLRKSNPYYMLVLGNEAFKHGNLSRAKHFYQKAYQLDHSIHGSFFGLAKVAFEEGNREKAEYYLNKAYKASVFEHDKARYEGKLALLRGVASNQLNSTDNDER, from the coding sequence ATGAAGATAGTAATTCAGTTCTCTATTATTGTGCTTAGTGTTTTACTTAGTGCCTGTAATAGCACTCCCAAAGCGACGATAGACACGTCAATTCTCAATTCAAAGCATCAATTTAATATCCAGCCTGTAGAGTCATACTCAGAGGTATTTCAGCTAAACAATCAAATTAAAGCAAAACTCGCTCAATATTTTCATAACGACGAAATTGGCGTTAAACGCGCAAAAATGTTGATGGCGTTTTTGGTCAATAGTGGCGACGATTCAATGTCATATTTATCTGGCGCTAATCTCACTGCCAACCAAGCTTTTAGTAATATGAATGCCAATTGTCTTTCTCTCTCAATTTTAACCCATGCTATCGCGAGGCAGGTGGGTTTGAGAACACAATTTCAACGTGTACACATACCCGAATATTGGGACGAGAGCCAAGGCTACAGCTTGCTCACAGGGCACGTAAACATAAAAATCTTTGAAGTGGATAATACCCAAGATTCTGTAAAGACACTGTATGTCAAACCCGCTTCCGTTACCGTAGACTTTGACCCTAATAGCAGAGCACAACATTTTAGTACATCGGCAATAGATACAAACACTATCTTATCCATGTTTTATAACAACAAAGGTGCCATGGAAATGATTAATGGCGACCTTGACATGGCCTACAGTTACTACAAAGCAGCGGTAGAGAGCGATCCCTATCACGATGGTGCATGGGGAAATCTTGGGATCCTATATCGCCTAACTCAACAGTACGAGCTTGCTGAACGCGCATATAACCAAGCACTTGCCATCAATCATGACAATCGAAACGCACTAGGCAATCTTGCAAAACTTTACCATCTCACAGAGCGTGACCGCGAAGCAAAAGTGATCGAAGCCAATATTCACAACTTAAGAAAGAGCAATCCCTATTACATGCTAGTGTTGGGTAATGAAGCGTTTAAGCATGGAAATTTAAGTCGCGCTAAGCATTTTTATCAAAAAGCTTATCAACTCGACCATAGTATTCATGGCAGTTTCTTTGGATTAGCAAAAGTCGCATTTGAAGAAGGGAATAGAGAAAAAGCGGAGTATTACCTCAATAAAGCATACAAAGCATCTGTCTTCGAGCACGACAAAGCACGCTACGAAGGCAAATTAGCCTTATTGAGAGGTGTTGCAAGCAACCAGTTAAATTCCACAGACAACGATGAGAGATAA
- the smpB gene encoding SsrA-binding protein SmpB: MAKKNSSKSNSNTIALNKKARHEYSLHEKFEAGIELQGWEVKSIRAGKVNISDTYIHIKNGEAYLLASQIQPLNSASTHVICDPLRYRKLLLNKREISRLIGATERDGYSLIATAMYWKKCWVKLEFYLAKGKKQHDKRADIKDRDWSRDKERLMKHNVR, encoded by the coding sequence ATGGCAAAGAAAAATTCAAGTAAATCAAATAGCAATACCATAGCGCTAAATAAAAAAGCGCGTCATGAGTATTCACTACATGAAAAGTTCGAAGCAGGTATCGAATTACAAGGCTGGGAAGTAAAAAGTATCCGCGCCGGCAAAGTCAATATCTCAGATACTTACATCCATATCAAAAACGGCGAAGCCTATTTGTTGGCCAGTCAAATTCAGCCGTTAAATAGTGCTTCTACACATGTGATATGCGATCCGCTTCGTTATCGTAAACTGCTACTAAATAAACGTGAAATCTCACGTCTTATCGGTGCAACCGAGCGTGATGGTTATTCTCTGATTGCCACAGCAATGTACTGGAAAAAGTGCTGGGTAAAACTCGAGTTCTATCTTGCGAAGGGTAAAAAGCAACATGATAAGCGTGCTGATATTAAAGACCGTGACTGGTCACGTGATAAAGAACGTTTGATGAAACACAATGTACGTTAA
- the ilvY gene encoding HTH-type transcriptional activator IlvY translates to MNHKQLKYFLALADTLHFSRASERCFVSPPTLSRQIKQLEEEVGAPLFLRDNRTVELTQQGKAFVHYAQATLASWRQFKSECVDDDKPLTGELSLFCSVTATYSFIYDLFSKFRHLYPQVELNLITGDPAHSIAEVASGKEDVAVAVKPKHLPNGIEYLPIGRSRLVFIGPTMDCPLKSIIDEYSHSEMPWQRLSFIMPEQGVLKDRIDNFCKKHNFVPKVYAHVSGHEAMVALASLGFGIACVPEIVISQSPFKNQVQLLQLRSDEIEIGLVTKNKRLYDPVVKALWDTAKGLFTL, encoded by the coding sequence ATGAATCACAAACAACTAAAATATTTTTTGGCACTTGCAGATACACTACATTTTTCTCGGGCGAGTGAACGCTGTTTTGTAAGTCCTCCGACATTAAGTCGTCAAATCAAACAGTTAGAAGAGGAAGTCGGCGCACCTTTATTCCTACGAGATAATCGCACCGTTGAGCTGACTCAGCAAGGCAAAGCGTTTGTTCATTACGCGCAAGCGACGTTGGCAAGCTGGCGGCAGTTTAAGAGCGAATGCGTTGACGATGATAAGCCTTTGACCGGTGAGCTGAGTTTATTTTGTTCAGTGACTGCGACGTACAGTTTTATTTATGATCTTTTTTCCAAGTTTCGCCATTTGTACCCGCAAGTAGAGTTAAATCTTATTACCGGCGACCCCGCGCATTCAATAGCAGAAGTTGCCAGTGGTAAGGAAGATGTCGCGGTAGCAGTGAAGCCAAAACATCTACCGAACGGTATAGAGTACTTGCCAATCGGCCGTTCGAGATTGGTGTTTATTGGCCCAACGATGGACTGTCCGCTTAAGTCTATTATTGATGAATATAGTCATAGTGAAATGCCGTGGCAGAGGCTGTCTTTTATTATGCCAGAGCAAGGTGTGTTAAAAGATCGAATTGATAACTTTTGCAAAAAACACAATTTTGTTCCTAAAGTTTATGCGCATGTTTCGGGTCATGAAGCTATGGTTGCGCTCGCGAGCTTAGGGTTTGGTATTGCGTGTGTCCCCGAGATAGTAATTAGTCAAAGTCCATTTAAGAATCAAGTTCAGCTTTTACAGCTTAGATCGGATGAAATTGAAATTGGACTTGTAACTAAGAATAAACGGTTATATGACCCAGTTGTTAAAGCACTTTGGGATACGGCAAAAGGATTATTTACGCTGTAA
- a CDS encoding outer membrane protein assembly factor BamE translates to MLSNKTLSVWLSAVVMTVFMSGCSSWIYRINVPQGNFLEQSDVDKLRVQMTREQVLYVLGTPLAKDTFNNNVWHYQYVFNIDRDSEVRKSFSVYFENDKLVRVSGDFEEPEEFNTPLDS, encoded by the coding sequence ATGCTGTCTAATAAAACCCTTTCTGTTTGGCTCAGTGCTGTAGTTATGACGGTGTTTATGTCTGGCTGTTCAAGCTGGATTTATCGCATCAACGTGCCACAAGGTAATTTCTTAGAGCAGTCAGATGTAGATAAGCTTCGCGTCCAAATGACCAGAGAGCAAGTGCTATATGTACTAGGTACACCACTTGCAAAAGACACTTTTAATAACAATGTCTGGCATTACCAATACGTATTTAATATTGACAGAGACTCTGAGGTCCGAAAGTCATTTAGCGTTTATTTCGAGAATGACAAACTAGTTCGCGTGAGCGGCGACTTCGAAGAGCCAGAAGAATTTAACACCCCTTTAGACTCATAG